From one Candidatus Acididesulfobacter guangdongensis genomic stretch:
- the rimO gene encoding 30S ribosomal protein S12 methylthiotransferase RimO, producing the protein MKNLKFHLISLGCPKNQVDSEDMFTILKREGLIFSPEVSGSDICIINTCGFLEKARKESIDIIVETINHKLEGSTKHIIVTGCMVNNNKDVLIKDLPEVDYFLSTFDETAIADIAKKLNENENENENENASSEISLNTNITTNTGSNIIANTNTNINININTNTNINININAATDSKFIEREHFNLKRTAYLKISEGCSRHCSFCVIPAIRGVYKSKSIEDLKKEALYLSENGVKELIIISQDITYYGVDCNIKDGLYILLKELIKVKKIKWIRLMYLYPALITDNLISLIKNEEKILKYVDMPVQHISDNILKLMKRSTDKKAILRLIEKFKTEIPDIALRTSLICGFPGETEDDFNELLFFVKETKFDNLGVFKYSDELDAASFKLKNKIGVKSKNERYKTLMELQNSLLPEIFAKYNGKQYEAIIDNENSGKNIIRTRTYFQAPDIDGCTYIYSENKGGITGEITGGITDYGVIKRSIKKHEGADFLQVKITKQKNYDLYGIDCS; encoded by the coding sequence ATGAAAAATTTAAAATTTCATCTTATAAGTTTAGGATGCCCGAAAAATCAGGTTGATTCTGAAGATATGTTTACTATTTTAAAAAGAGAGGGGCTTATTTTCAGTCCTGAAGTCTCAGGAAGCGATATATGTATAATAAATACGTGCGGTTTTCTTGAGAAAGCCAGAAAAGAATCTATCGATATAATAGTGGAAACCATAAATCACAAACTTGAAGGCAGCACTAAGCATATAATAGTAACAGGATGTATGGTCAATAACAACAAGGATGTCCTTATAAAAGACTTGCCTGAAGTTGATTATTTTTTATCTACCTTTGACGAAACTGCCATTGCCGATATTGCAAAAAAACTTAACGAAAACGAAAACGAAAACGAAAACGAAAACGCAAGTTCTGAAATAAGTTTAAATACAAATATAACTACAAACACCGGTTCAAATATAATCGCAAATACAAATACAAATATAAATATAAATATAAATACAAATACAAATATAAATATAAATATAAATGCGGCTACCGATAGTAAATTTATAGAAAGAGAGCATTTTAATCTGAAAAGAACGGCTTATTTAAAAATTTCAGAAGGATGCAGCAGGCATTGTTCTTTTTGTGTAATACCTGCAATAAGAGGGGTTTATAAATCCAAAAGCATTGAAGATTTGAAAAAAGAAGCATTATATTTGTCGGAAAACGGCGTTAAAGAATTAATAATAATCTCTCAGGATATCACTTACTACGGCGTTGACTGCAATATTAAAGACGGTCTATATATTTTATTAAAAGAACTGATAAAAGTTAAGAAAATAAAATGGATAAGGCTTATGTATCTTTATCCGGCTCTTATCACCGATAATCTTATATCTCTTATTAAAAATGAAGAAAAGATTCTTAAATATGTCGATATGCCTGTTCAGCACATAAGCGACAATATATTAAAATTGATGAAAAGGTCAACCGATAAAAAAGCTATATTGAGGCTGATTGAAAAATTTAAAACCGAAATTCCGGATATTGCGCTGAGAACATCTCTTATATGCGGTTTTCCCGGAGAAACAGAAGATGATTTTAATGAACTGCTGTTTTTTGTCAAAGAAACAAAGTTTGATAATCTCGGAGTTTTTAAATATTCGGACGAACTGGATGCAGCGTCTTTTAAGCTTAAAAATAAAATAGGCGTAAAATCAAAAAACGAAAGATATAAAACGCTTATGGAGCTGCAAAATTCATTGCTGCCTGAAATATTTGCAAAATATAATGGAAAGCAGTATGAAGCGATTATAGATAACGAGAATAGCGGTAAAAATATAATACGGACAAGAACTTACTTTCAGGCGCCTGATATAGACGGATGCACTTATATTTATTCCGAAAATAAAGGCGGAATAACCGGCGAAATAACCGGCGGAATAACTGATTACGGCGTTATAAAACGTTCCATAAAAAAACATGAAGGAGCCGATTTCTTACAGGTAAAAATTACAAAACAAAAAAATTATGACTTATACGGGATTGATTGCAGTTAA
- a CDS encoding TolC family protein yields the protein MKSTESNYTKFFTLCSFFLTGILIFSALSPAVSYAGTLLNNPKKAGQTSYLKKTGYAPAGHYDNKSNINIENYLIPVSQTAFKKTFNIANKIANIHNRYISLKQALKLALTNYPGILSGKYNYLNYVYLNNESTYKYYPQISANAGFTKETVMNVNNAGEAQTIGNQVLIHNVNQNYFVNNYSGSINATLELYSFGSRYYNYLQSKYNMLSQKYAYNLTINNDLYNVIFDFESYFEDKQLEEADRENLKNDEIQYKSAYAFYKVGTGDLLDAETAKAAMETAKASYINSTFNVKIAKLALLNSIGLSPENGKNKVRYHFVNSVSFKPFKTKLKNLLSKGLKHNPQLKQAAFAVKSSNASVRQAVSGYYPSLSASFNYTGENSSFPLDRNYSAGIAVNIPIFNGFLTENQVGAAKALLNSSIWNKQLVKNNLIYDVSNDYYNIINQYLTAKALRQSFVSSKLAYKLALKSYQVGVGSMVQLVTANSQYITSKTNYINAEFTYFYEKAKLYSDLGLLIHHYLK from the coding sequence ATGAAATCAACAGAGTCTAATTATACCAAATTTTTTACGTTATGTTCCTTTTTTTTAACCGGCATATTAATTTTTTCAGCATTATCTCCTGCCGTTTCATACGCCGGTACATTATTAAATAATCCGAAAAAAGCCGGTCAGACGAGTTATTTAAAAAAGACAGGGTATGCTCCTGCCGGACATTATGATAACAAAAGCAATATTAATATTGAAAATTATCTTATCCCTGTTTCCCAAACCGCGTTTAAAAAAACGTTTAATATTGCAAATAAAATAGCAAACATACATAACAGATATATCAGCCTTAAGCAGGCGCTGAAATTAGCGTTGACAAATTATCCGGGGATATTATCAGGCAAATATAATTATCTTAACTATGTCTATTTAAATAACGAATCGACCTATAAATATTATCCTCAAATTTCAGCTAATGCCGGATTCACCAAAGAAACCGTCATGAATGTAAATAACGCGGGAGAGGCTCAGACTATCGGGAACCAGGTGCTCATACATAACGTCAATCAAAATTATTTTGTAAACAATTACAGCGGGAGCATTAACGCTACATTGGAATTATATTCTTTCGGTTCGCGCTATTATAATTATCTTCAATCGAAATATAATATGCTGAGTCAGAAATATGCATACAATCTTACTATTAATAACGATTTATACAATGTCATATTTGATTTCGAATCATATTTTGAAGATAAGCAGTTGGAAGAAGCCGACAGGGAAAATTTAAAAAATGATGAAATCCAGTATAAATCAGCTTATGCTTTTTATAAAGTAGGAACGGGAGACCTGCTTGACGCCGAAACCGCGAAAGCTGCTATGGAAACGGCTAAAGCATCTTATATAAATTCTACTTTTAATGTAAAAATAGCAAAACTTGCGCTTTTAAATTCTATTGGATTATCGCCTGAAAACGGTAAAAATAAGGTCAGATACCATTTTGTAAATTCTGTGTCGTTTAAACCTTTTAAAACAAAATTAAAAAATCTGCTGTCAAAAGGACTGAAACATAATCCTCAGCTAAAGCAGGCGGCTTTTGCGGTTAAATCGTCTAACGCCTCGGTAAGGCAGGCTGTTTCGGGCTACTATCCTTCTTTAAGCGCAAGTTTTAATTATACCGGAGAAAATTCATCTTTTCCTTTAGACAGAAATTACTCTGCGGGTATAGCCGTTAATATTCCTATATTTAACGGATTTTTGACGGAAAATCAGGTAGGAGCCGCAAAAGCTCTGCTAAATAGCAGCATCTGGAATAAACAGTTAGTTAAAAATAATCTTATATATGACGTTTCTAACGATTACTACAATATAATTAATCAATATTTGACGGCAAAGGCTCTGCGCCAATCTTTTGTATCTTCAAAACTGGCGTACAAACTGGCTCTTAAGAGCTATCAGGTAGGGGTAGGCTCAATGGTGCAGCTTGTAACCGCAAATTCCCAATACATAACGAGTAAAACAAATTATATAAATGCGGAATTCACATATTTTTATGAAAAAGCTAAACTGTATTCAGACCTCGGTCTGCTTATACATCATTATTTAAAATGA
- a CDS encoding efflux RND transporter periplasmic adaptor subunit, giving the protein MKSKKKLYAVIVILIIAIGLAVYLIKKTGAPSYSYNLYRIKPITIQKSVLTTGTINPVNTINVGAQVSGLISKLDVWYNTRVKKGQLLAEIDPTTFIERVNMDKATLSSAQANIQKQIALLNYDRLTYIRDKKLWAENLISHSTEQNAKSVYLQDIAQLKYLKSIEASDESQLKIDETNLSYCKIYSPVNGVVINVAVAVGQTVASSFQTPTLFTIGENISKMEIDTTTNEADLGGIKKGDKVSFTVYAYPDKTFYGYVHNVRINPTTVSGVVSYNVTIFFDNKNHLLLPGMTAIPKIYIEKKSDVIAVPNTALRFVPTSENKYILNKITDELKSGEGVVWILEEHKPVPVIVKLGINNNSYTEVISKKIKIGSEVITGLNMPGNSQNQQFQRPKRKMFF; this is encoded by the coding sequence ATGAAAAGCAAGAAAAAATTATACGCAGTTATCGTTATTCTTATAATAGCTATCGGTTTAGCGGTATATTTGATAAAAAAAACAGGCGCGCCGTCATATTCTTATAATTTATATAGGATAAAACCTATAACTATTCAAAAATCAGTACTGACGACCGGCACGATAAATCCTGTTAACACAATAAATGTAGGAGCTCAAGTTTCAGGTCTTATCAGCAAACTTGACGTCTGGTATAACACCAGAGTAAAGAAAGGGCAGCTTTTAGCAGAAATAGACCCTACAACATTTATTGAAAGAGTAAATATGGATAAAGCGACATTATCATCGGCACAGGCAAATATTCAGAAACAGATTGCATTATTAAATTACGACAGATTAACCTATATCAGGGATAAAAAATTATGGGCGGAAAATTTAATATCCCATTCAACCGAACAAAATGCAAAAAGCGTTTATCTTCAAGACATAGCACAGCTAAAATATTTAAAAAGTATTGAGGCATCCGACGAATCCCAGCTAAAGATTGATGAAACAAATCTGTCATACTGTAAAATATATTCCCCTGTTAACGGCGTTGTTATAAACGTTGCGGTAGCAGTCGGACAGACTGTCGCATCAAGTTTTCAGACGCCGACGCTTTTTACGATTGGCGAAAATATAAGCAAAATGGAAATTGATACTACAACGAATGAAGCAGACCTCGGAGGGATAAAAAAAGGGGACAAGGTCTCATTCACGGTATATGCGTATCCGGATAAAACATTTTACGGATATGTACATAACGTGCGAATTAATCCGACTACCGTTTCTGGTGTTGTAAGCTATAACGTTACTATTTTTTTTGACAATAAAAATCATTTACTTTTACCCGGTATGACCGCTATACCTAAAATCTATATTGAGAAAAAATCTGATGTGATTGCCGTGCCTAATACGGCATTGAGATTTGTTCCAACAAGCGAAAATAAATATATACTAAATAAAATTACCGATGAATTAAAATCAGGCGAGGGCGTAGTCTGGATTTTAGAGGAACACAAACCGGTTCCCGTCATTGTAAAATTAGGTATTAATAACAACAGCTACACAGAAGTAATTTCTAAAAAAATTAAAATAGGTTCGGAAGTTATTACAGGATTAAATATGCCGGGCAATTCACAAAATCAGCAGTTTCAAAGACCAAAAAGAAAAATGTTCTTTTAA
- a CDS encoding ABC transporter ATP-binding protein — MDGNINKTVIRLEHIGMIYKTGAINYEALKDINLTIYKGEFFSIMGASGSGKSTLMNILGCLDQPTSGKYFLEDEDVSTLSKDRLADIRNKKIGFVFQGFNLIQRLSIIENVELPLFYAGVAHKEAVMEAKKALRLVDIAESKENNFPNQISGGEQQRVAIARAIVHNASIIMADEPTGNLDSVRSNELMSFFKKINDERNVTIILVTHEPDVAAFAKKHIIVKDGHIVDN, encoded by the coding sequence ATGGACGGCAATATAAACAAAACGGTTATAAGACTTGAACATATAGGGATGATTTATAAAACCGGCGCTATTAATTACGAGGCTTTGAAAGATATTAATCTAACTATATATAAAGGTGAGTTTTTTTCAATTATGGGTGCCTCTGGTTCCGGAAAATCAACATTAATGAATATTCTCGGCTGTTTAGACCAGCCTACTTCCGGAAAATATTTTCTTGAAGATGAGGATGTTTCCACGCTGAGCAAAGACCGTCTGGCTGATATAAGGAATAAAAAAATAGGCTTTGTATTTCAGGGTTTTAATCTTATTCAAAGACTTTCTATAATAGAAAATGTTGAATTGCCTCTGTTTTATGCCGGCGTAGCTCATAAAGAAGCCGTTATGGAAGCAAAAAAAGCTCTGAGATTGGTAGATATTGCCGAAAGTAAAGAAAATAATTTCCCAAACCAGATATCCGGCGGAGAGCAGCAAAGAGTCGCCATTGCAAGAGCAATAGTTCACAACGCTTCGATAATTATGGCGGACGAACCGACAGGCAATCTTGATTCAGTGAGAAGCAACGAGCTTATGTCTTTTTTTAAAAAGATAAACGATGAGAGAAATGTCACAATAATACTTGTTACGCATGAACCGGATGTAGCCGCTTTCGCAAAAAAACATATAATAGTCAAAGACGGTCACATTGTTGACAATTGA
- a CDS encoding FtsX-like permease family protein, with protein sequence MKFPILLDIQSAFKTFTRNKARSFLTTLGIIIGVASVIATVSIGQGASASIQNAINALGSNLLIILPGSSNIGGVQTGFGELSTLTLQDAKAIRKLPAVKTDAANIRMNEQVIWRGNNWGTSVMGTSSTFPVIKNWPVTKGEFFDKQQDNTAANVAVIGTTVATQLFGLMNPVGHIVLIHNVPFKIIGELKAIGFNAFGQDQDDIVVIPVTTMMEKIAGISWVNIIMVSAKSKQDTGLAQSQITALLRQRHHIPPHNPNDFYVRNLTQIAQTAGSSAQIFTILLAAVAAVSLLVGGIGIMNIMLVSVTERTKEIGIRMAVGAKKNDILKQFLIESSVLSLFGGVLGIGLGVGISDLISVVSPLHTIITIEPILISIVFSVAVGVFFGFYPAYKASNLNPVEALRYE encoded by the coding sequence ATGAAATTTCCCATTTTACTTGATATACAATCTGCGTTTAAAACTTTTACCAGAAATAAGGCGAGGTCTTTCCTTACGACGCTCGGAATAATTATAGGCGTTGCATCCGTCATTGCCACGGTCAGCATAGGTCAGGGCGCATCGGCTTCGATTCAGAACGCTATTAACGCTCTCGGCTCTAATCTCTTAATAATTCTTCCCGGTTCGTCTAATATCGGCGGAGTGCAGACCGGTTTCGGAGAACTGTCTACCTTGACTTTGCAGGATGCCAAGGCAATAAGGAAACTGCCTGCCGTAAAAACCGACGCGGCAAACATAAGAATGAATGAACAGGTTATATGGAGGGGCAATAACTGGGGCACATCCGTTATGGGAACAAGTTCGACATTTCCCGTAATAAAAAATTGGCCTGTAACTAAAGGCGAGTTTTTTGATAAGCAGCAGGATAATACCGCCGCAAATGTAGCGGTAATAGGAACGACCGTTGCGACACAGCTTTTCGGTCTTATGAATCCTGTCGGTCATATCGTTTTAATACACAATGTGCCGTTTAAAATTATAGGCGAATTAAAGGCTATAGGATTCAACGCATTCGGTCAGGACCAGGATGATATAGTCGTTATACCGGTGACTACAATGATGGAAAAAATAGCTGGCATATCATGGGTAAATATCATTATGGTATCGGCAAAATCTAAACAAGATACAGGGTTAGCTCAGAGCCAGATTACCGCCCTTTTAAGACAAAGGCATCATATCCCCCCTCATAACCCGAACGATTTTTATGTAAGAAATCTAACTCAAATTGCCCAGACGGCAGGCTCAAGCGCTCAGATATTTACAATACTTTTGGCAGCCGTAGCCGCCGTTTCTCTGTTGGTAGGAGGCATAGGAATTATGAATATTATGCTTGTATCCGTTACCGAAAGAACAAAAGAAATAGGTATAAGAATGGCGGTAGGGGCAAAAAAGAACGATATACTGAAACAGTTTTTGATTGAATCGTCAGTTTTAAGTTTATTCGGAGGAGTACTGGGAATAGGACTCGGCGTGGGTATATCCGATTTAATTTCGGTTGTCTCGCCGCTTCATACAATAATAACTATTGAACCTATTCTTATATCTATTGTATTTTCAGTGGCTGTAGGAGTATTTTTCGGCTTTTACCCCGCTTATAAGGCATCAAATTTGAATCCCGTCGAAGCCCTGAGATACGAGTGA
- a CDS encoding MiaB/RimO family radical SAM methylthiotransferase, translated as MDDFLNYLDGEILKLKSNGSEANCAVISSGCKLNQFEAGQFESLLKKRGFNIVDADASNIHKIDEHKIHIPLFLINTCSVTEKADNETKRMLNRIKNKYPLSAIILTGCFAQLNKETYTKAEYRNSGIKLIDNVSKLNILTNYSNDKHNNNIADTKKTLISSQKRIRANLKIQEGCDIKCSFCIIPEARPTHWSLKFGEVLSSIREYYEAGFKEIIISGMNIGSYGSSNAQSEKNFNSLLIAIEELDIPVKIRISSIDPIHFNDDLINILANSKKIQNHFHIPLQSGSNKILKAMKRNYTFEEYLTIINKINSKIKDAAIGTDIISGFPGETEEYFAETLNNLNKLDIYYMHIFSYSDRKGTEAFLMDSKIKINPKTIKQRTAILRDISSNKKDIFHKKFYGRTLNFLSLSKSQAISSNYIKGNIIYGGCADEKIITGQDYYKINAEANGGKIAEKRHDAKHDEKHRMRHTQEIPPNTFFEGILMKKDDLNVIVPCLKTGASAI; from the coding sequence ATGGATGATTTTTTAAATTATTTAGACGGTGAAATATTAAAACTTAAATCTAACGGTAGCGAAGCAAACTGTGCCGTTATCTCTTCAGGCTGCAAATTAAACCAATTCGAGGCAGGTCAATTTGAATCATTATTAAAAAAACGCGGGTTTAATATTGTAGATGCAGATGCATCTAATATACATAAAATTGACGAACATAAAATACATATACCCCTGTTTCTTATCAATACGTGTTCCGTTACGGAAAAAGCAGATAATGAAACAAAAAGAATGCTCAACAGAATAAAAAATAAATATCCGCTGAGCGCTATTATCCTTACGGGATGTTTTGCCCAGTTAAATAAAGAAACTTACACTAAAGCCGAATATAGAAATTCAGGCATAAAATTAATAGATAACGTCAGCAAACTGAATATTCTGACAAATTATAGCAATGACAAGCATAATAATAATATTGCAGATACAAAGAAAACGCTTATTTCTTCACAAAAAAGAATACGAGCCAATTTAAAAATACAGGAAGGATGCGATATAAAATGTTCATTCTGCATAATACCTGAGGCAAGACCGACGCACTGGTCATTAAAGTTCGGCGAGGTTCTGTCTTCTATAAGGGAATATTATGAAGCCGGATTTAAAGAAATTATTATATCTGGAATGAATATCGGTTCTTACGGCAGTTCAAACGCTCAATCGGAAAAGAATTTTAATTCCCTGTTAATAGCCATAGAAGAGCTGGATATTCCGGTAAAAATAAGAATCAGTTCTATTGACCCTATTCATTTCAATGACGATTTAATAAATATTCTGGCAAATAGTAAAAAAATACAGAACCATTTTCATATTCCGCTGCAGAGCGGTTCAAATAAGATATTGAAAGCAATGAAAAGGAATTATACTTTTGAAGAATATCTGACTATAATAAATAAGATAAATTCAAAAATTAAAGATGCTGCTATAGGTACCGATATCATTTCAGGTTTTCCCGGAGAAACTGAAGAATATTTTGCTGAAACGTTAAATAATCTGAATAAATTGGACATATATTATATGCACATATTTTCTTATTCGGACAGAAAAGGAACAGAAGCGTTTCTTATGGATAGTAAAATTAAAATAAATCCGAAAACAATAAAACAGAGGACTGCAATCTTAAGAGATATTTCATCAAACAAGAAAGATATTTTTCATAAAAAATTTTACGGCAGGACGCTAAATTTTCTAAGTCTCTCAAAGAGTCAGGCAATAAGCTCAAATTATATAAAAGGAAATATAATATACGGCGGCTGCGCAGACGAAAAAATAATAACCGGACAAGATTATTATAAAATAAATGCCGAAGCAAACGGCGGAAAAATTGCCGAAAAAAGACATGATGCAAAACATGATGAAAAACATAGAATGCGGCATACCCAAGAAATCCCGCCAAATACCTTTTTTGAAGGTATACTTATGAAAAAAGACGACTTGAATGTTATAGTCCCATGCCTAAAGACAGGGGCTTCCGCAATTTGA
- a CDS encoding cysteine desulfurase gives MPRIYLDYNATTPLDPDVLEDVCNVLKNISGNPSSLYEEGRAARILIEDSRQFIKLFLDANFEDELIFTSSGTESINLAIVGYINRLMSVNKDKDRKLHIITTAVEHHAVLNTFQFLETQGIETTYIGINNFGELLIDDLLSSIKENTVLISIMGANNETGTIFPLKNIINEIKKINENIVIHSDVVQVIGKHYFSLKDTPLDMCSFSGHKFYAMKGNGVLYIKKGIKIDPIIHGGHQERGYRGGTENTAGIVSIAKALEIVKNNAEENLKKINFLGSMFLDKLFSAVDNVRLNGHPVNRLKNTINISIDGIKAETLLFNLDLYGISASAGSACNAGALVKSHVLEAHGYDGARVQSAIRFSIGRWTTEDDIEYAVNAVKKSVLKLRSLQ, from the coding sequence ATGCCAAGAATTTATTTAGACTATAACGCTACAACGCCCTTAGACCCGGATGTCTTGGAAGACGTGTGCAATGTTTTAAAAAATATTTCAGGAAATCCTTCCAGTCTTTATGAAGAAGGGAGGGCTGCAAGAATTTTAATAGAAGATTCAAGGCAATTTATTAAATTGTTTTTAGATGCCAATTTTGAAGATGAATTGATTTTTACATCTTCAGGAACAGAATCTATTAATCTTGCTATTGTAGGATATATTAATCGTCTCATGTCTGTCAATAAAGATAAAGACAGAAAACTGCATATTATCACGACGGCGGTAGAGCACCATGCAGTCTTAAATACCTTTCAATTTTTAGAAACTCAGGGTATTGAAACCACTTATATAGGCATTAATAATTTCGGCGAGCTTCTCATTGACGATTTATTGTCGTCAATCAAAGAAAATACTGTTTTGATTTCAATTATGGGTGCAAACAATGAAACAGGGACAATATTCCCGTTAAAAAATATTATAAACGAAATAAAAAAAATAAATGAAAATATTGTAATACACAGCGATGTAGTGCAGGTTATCGGAAAACATTATTTTTCCCTGAAAGATACGCCTTTAGATATGTGCAGTTTTTCAGGGCATAAATTTTATGCTATGAAAGGCAATGGCGTGCTGTATATTAAAAAGGGCATTAAAATTGACCCTATAATACACGGGGGACATCAGGAACGCGGCTATAGGGGCGGTACGGAAAACACTGCAGGCATAGTTTCTATTGCAAAGGCTTTAGAAATAGTTAAAAATAATGCGGAAGAAAATCTTAAAAAAATAAATTTTTTGGGTTCTATGTTTTTAGATAAATTATTCTCTGCCGTAGATAATGTCAGATTAAACGGTCATCCTGTAAATAGGCTCAAAAATACTATAAACATATCTATCGACGGAATAAAAGCCGAGACGCTTCTATTTAATCTTGACCTTTACGGCATTAGCGCCTCCGCAGGTTCTGCGTGTAATGCCGGCGCATTAGTCAAATCCCACGTTCTTGAAGCTCACGGATACGACGGCGCAAGGGTTCAATCCGCTATAAGATTCAGTATAGGCAGATGGACGACCGAAGACGATATAGAATATGCGGTGAACGCTGTAAAAAAATCCGTGCTTAAATTAAGGTCTCTGCAGTGA